One Labeo rohita strain BAU-BD-2019 chromosome 12, IGBB_LRoh.1.0, whole genome shotgun sequence genomic region harbors:
- the znf438 gene encoding zinc finger protein 438, which produces MKTQEHRSSPLKSHTQSDARPHSQMKGLQFRSIAPKAPAVVPSSAVLSCQPPSALPEASTAVSPKSILVPAQNYALMQVAGQEGTFSLVALPQTQQQQPIQKNLKLPIPRYQPVRSKSASEKGSSKMPSPAKVSATIQAQSPAVKSDQSSDPVSEQLVMIDAPTSSEINVAPLLPGSQTDPKTEASPLKNQHYPSGSSLVKKISPVKTQIEGQPSAGSAITVLSPTIFSKAVQIIPSPPKGKLPILPYAKVKNSLLAPTSLASTPFSDKQIGAKSSLKSPPDNKIKSNQVKSESLSQDHNNTQMKKPQGKKRGRKRKTMEDILAFEARKKRSLSFFRRRVPEKPPTGMPNSASQEKLLDISKKYRSIRPKPVLVMETTIPQLVPLPSLSTSENLDQDLLLGQQISSAPQSSKATDQQQHVVGSKGSGGVVYTGSRPLHRCPTCNRCFQFKHHLQSHMNSHSNLRPYVCPVCRKAYAHSGSLSTHMKLHHAESRPRKSLCCEFCEKSFGYVGVYFSHLREVHRVILTVEPSISQHEENMSVEESSEVDEQASEQRVDPVELQIKCGRCQAITPTFADMKLHLLYVHGEEVQVRLRDGAMRGGREAEDELVKHAAHYWRQLNEKRNLVHCGTCDEEFFSFSKFKRHLHSDHQEARESQGEEEEEEMIGKEGHVLRGLSKGISLRVGSQFNCILCSKVFNKKQDVIEHWRAQHNCENPILLWDVLDFKGESKFTDGPN; this is translated from the exons ATGAAAACCCAAGAGCACCGCTCCAGCCCTCtgaaatcacacacacaaa GTGATGCACGGCCCCACTCCCAAATGAAGGGTCTCCAGTTTCGCAGCATTGCCCCCAAAGCCCCAGCAGTGGTTCCATCATCTGCAGTTTTATCCTGCCAACCTCCTTCAGCCCTTCCAGAAGCATCCACGGCTGTCAGCCCCAAATCCATTCTAGTCCCTGCCCAGAACTATGCACTCATGCAGGTGGCTGGACAAGAGGGGACATTCTCTTTGGTGGCCTTACCTCAGACACAACAGCAACAGCCAATCCAGAAAAACCTTAAGCTGCCTATTCCTAGATACCAACCGGTGAGAAGCAAAAGCGCTTCAGAAAAGGGCAGCAGCAAGATGCCTAGTCCAGCCAAGGTTTCTGCAACCATACAAGCTCAATCACCTGCTGTAAAATCAGACCAGAGTTCAGACCCAGTATCTGAGCAGCTTGTTATGATTGACGCTCCTACTTCATCTGAAATCAACGTTGCACCCTTGCTCCCCGGTTCACAGACAGATCCAAAAACCGAAGCCAGTCCACTCAAAAACCAGCATTATCCTTCTGGAAGCTCCCTTGTGAAGAAAATCTCACCGGTTAAAACCCAAATAGAGGGTCAACCCTCGGCAGGCAGTGCCATCACGGTCCTCTCGCCCACTATCTTTAGCAAAGCTGTTCAGATCATCCCATCTCCACCCAAGGGCAAGCTGCCCATCCTGCCCTATGCCAAGGTGAAGAACTCCCTCTTGGCACCAACCAGCCTTGCCAGCACCCCATTCTCAGACAAACAGATCGGAGCCAAAAGCAGCCTGAAAAGCCCTCCAGACAACAAAATCAAGTCCAATCAAGTTAAAAGTGAAAGCCTAAGCCAAGACCACAACAACACCCAAATGAAGAAACCTCAGGGCAAGAAACGAGGGAGGAAGAGGAAAACCATGGAGGATATTCTAGCCTTCGAAGCCCGAAAGAAAAGATCCTTGTCGTTTTTCAGAAGGAGGGTACCTGAGAAACCTCCAACTGGAATGCCGAATTCTGCCTCTCAAGAGAAGTTGCTGGACATATCCAAGAAGTATCGGAGTATTCGTCCCAAGCCGGTACTTGTAATGGAAACCACTATTCCACAACTTGTTCCACTTCCGTCCTTGTCAACATCGGAGAACCTTGATCAGGACCTCTTATTAGGACAGCAGATATCAAGTGCTCCCCAGTCCTCGAAAGCTACTGATCAGCAGCAGCATGTGGTGGGATCTAAAGGTAGTGGAGGAGTGGTTTACACTGGAAGTCGTCCGCTGCACCGATGTCCTACCTGCAACAGGTGCTTCCAGTTTAAGCATCACTTGCAGAGCCACATGAACAGCCACAGCAACCTGCGGCCTTATGTCTGCCCAGTCTGCAGAAAAGCCTACGCTCACTCGGGCAGTCTTAGCACTCACATGAAGCTACACCATGCAGAAAGCAGACCCCGGAAGAGCCTTTGCTGTGAATTCTGTGAGAAATCATTTGGCTATGTTGGTGTCTACTTCAGCCACTTGAGAGAGGTGCACAGGGTAATACTCACCGTTGAACCGTCCATCAGTCAACATGAAGAAAACATGTCTGTGGAAGA GTCTTCAGAAGTTGATGAACAAGCCTCAGAACAACGCGTCGACCCAGTCGAGCTACAAATCAAGTGTGGGCGCTGCCAAGCCATCACCCCTACCTTTGCTGACATGAAGTTACATTTGTTATACGTGCACGGAGAGGAGGTCCAGGTACGACTGAGGGACGGAGCCATGCGTGGTGGCCGCGAAGCGGAAGATGAACTGGTCAAACATGCAGCGCATTACTGGAGGCAGCTCAACGAGAAACGCAACCTAGTGCACTGTGGCACCTGCGACGAGGAGTTCTTCTCCTTTTCCAAATTCAAACGCCACCTCCATTCAGACCATCAAGAAGCTAGAGAGAGTCAGGgagaggaggaagaagaggagaTGATAGGTAAGGAGGGCCATGTATTAAGGGGCCTAAGTAAAGGTATATCCCTTAGGGTAGGGTCCCAGTTTAACTGCATCCTTTGCAGTAAGGTGTTTAATAAGAAACAGGACGTTATTGAGCATTGGAGGGCACAGCACAATTGTGAAAATCCCATCCTGCTATGGGATGTCCTGGACTTCAAAGGGGAGAGCAAGTTTACTGATGGGCCAAATTAA